The following coding sequences are from one Mesorhizobium onobrychidis window:
- a CDS encoding TRAP transporter large permease yields the protein MNLASPFSLSVVAITALALLGLPIGHSMIAGSILYLWLAGLDMGTSAEQLLNGLYTSYILLAVPMFILAAELMNAGTMTDRLLQFCNAVVGRFRGGLAQVNVLQSIIFAGMSGSAIADAAGTGKMMQQLMTKDGKYPASYAAALTAVTSVIGPIIPPSIPLVIYALISDASIGYLFIAGIVPGLLLALSQMIIVAIDARRKNFPVEKPVPLREFPGITLRAFPALMLPVVLLVGIRGGVMTPTEAAAVAAGYALLISVAIYRSVTPGQLYHALLNSARTTASIGMLIAGALVFNYVVTVENIPQSLSVILQSWDLSPMGFLILVNILLLLLGCVLEGTTILLVIVPVLIPTAKVLGVDMVHFGVMVVVNIMLGLVTPPYGLLLFIMTRIAEVSLRDLVHDVMPFLYAMIAALMLITFFPSLVLWLPRLLGYQGIGP from the coding sequence ATGAACCTCGCGAGTCCCTTTTCGCTGTCAGTCGTTGCGATCACAGCGCTGGCCCTGCTTGGCCTGCCGATCGGTCACTCGATGATCGCCGGGTCGATCCTCTATCTCTGGCTTGCAGGGCTCGACATGGGCACCTCCGCCGAGCAGCTCCTCAACGGGCTCTACACGAGTTATATTCTGCTTGCCGTGCCGATGTTCATTCTCGCCGCGGAGTTAATGAACGCCGGAACAATGACCGACCGCCTGCTGCAATTCTGCAACGCTGTCGTCGGCCGTTTCCGCGGCGGCCTGGCGCAGGTCAACGTGCTGCAGTCGATCATCTTCGCCGGCATGTCCGGCTCGGCCATCGCCGACGCCGCGGGCACCGGCAAGATGATGCAGCAACTCATGACTAAGGATGGCAAGTACCCGGCGAGCTATGCCGCTGCGCTGACAGCCGTCACCTCCGTCATCGGCCCGATCATTCCTCCGTCAATTCCGCTGGTCATCTACGCGCTAATCTCGGATGCATCCATCGGCTACCTCTTCATTGCGGGTATCGTGCCGGGCCTTCTTCTCGCCCTGTCACAGATGATCATCGTCGCCATCGACGCGCGCCGGAAGAACTTTCCGGTCGAGAAGCCGGTGCCGCTCAGGGAATTTCCGGGGATCACCTTGCGCGCATTTCCGGCGCTGATGCTACCGGTCGTTCTGCTGGTCGGCATAAGGGGCGGCGTGATGACCCCGACCGAGGCTGCGGCGGTCGCCGCCGGCTACGCGCTGCTCATCTCGGTCGCGATCTATCGCAGCGTGACGCCGGGTCAGCTCTACCATGCGCTTCTCAACAGCGCCCGCACCACAGCCTCGATCGGCATGCTCATCGCCGGCGCCCTGGTGTTCAACTACGTTGTCACGGTTGAGAACATTCCGCAGTCCCTGTCGGTGATCCTGCAGTCCTGGGATCTTTCGCCGATGGGTTTCCTGATCCTCGTCAACATCCTGCTGCTGCTACTGGGCTGCGTGCTGGAGGGGACGACTATCCTGCTGGTAATCGTGCCGGTGCTGATTCCGACGGCGAAGGTGCTCGGCGTCGACATGGTGCATTTCGGCGTAATGGTCGTCGTCAACATCATGCTCGGGCTCGTCACCCCGCCCTACGGGTTGCTGCTGTTCATCATGACTCGTATCGCAGAGGTATCGCTGCGCGACCTGGTGCACGACGTAATGCCGTTTCTCTACGCCATGATTGCCGCCCTGATGCTGATCACCTTCTTCCCATCGCTGGTGCTGTGGCTGCCGCGCCTGCTGGGCTATCAAGGAATAGGACCATGA
- a CDS encoding TRAP transporter small permease: MNPGLRKVGGWLYRRAENAIAIAIGAMFAAFLLQVAFRYLLNWPTGWSNELTVVLWIWVVLFGAAFVVREEEEIRFDLLYAAVGPDIRRAMTLAFAIALVALYGWSFPAVFDYVTFMKVESTAYLKIRFDWLFSIYLVFVVAVIARYLWLAWRALRGEAPAEFDPTKASSGV; the protein is encoded by the coding sequence ATGAACCCGGGATTGAGAAAGGTCGGCGGCTGGCTCTACCGGCGCGCCGAGAACGCCATCGCCATCGCAATCGGCGCCATGTTCGCCGCGTTTCTGCTCCAGGTTGCTTTTCGCTACCTTCTCAACTGGCCGACCGGCTGGAGCAACGAGCTCACCGTCGTACTCTGGATCTGGGTTGTGCTGTTCGGCGCAGCGTTCGTCGTTCGTGAAGAAGAGGAAATCCGTTTTGATCTCCTCTACGCCGCGGTCGGTCCAGACATAAGGCGAGCAATGACGCTCGCCTTCGCGATCGCTCTCGTCGCGCTCTATGGCTGGTCCTTTCCGGCCGTCTTCGACTACGTGACCTTCATGAAGGTCGAGAGCACCGCCTACCTCAAGATACGTTTCGACTGGCTGTTCTCGATCTATCTCGTCTTCGTGGTCGCCGTGATCGCCCGCTACCTGTGGCTCGCGTGGCGTGCTCTGCGGGGCGAAGCGCCGGCGGAATTTGACCCCACGAAAGCGAGCTCCGGCGTATGA
- a CDS encoding SDR family NAD(P)-dependent oxidoreductase translates to MQTNIDLQGLRVAVTGGTSGLGLALVRQLAEQGASVAFVARTTADVERIADETGAHGIVGDVGKKEDIYPIALQMTASLGGLDVLINNASSLGPVPLALLADTECEELEKALAVNLVGAFRLTKALFGALAASAREGRGALVINISSDAAVNAYPGWGAYGASKAALAHLTAIWDEEAKADGIRLLALDPGDMDTPLHALALPDADPSTLKRPEVAAAEIIEKMLDALPVSTTILAGTRG, encoded by the coding sequence ATGCAGACGAATATCGATCTTCAGGGACTTCGCGTGGCGGTCACGGGCGGCACATCCGGCCTCGGACTGGCGCTTGTGCGGCAGCTTGCCGAGCAGGGTGCGTCCGTCGCCTTCGTCGCCCGCACCACCGCGGACGTCGAACGCATCGCCGACGAGACCGGCGCGCACGGGATTGTCGGCGACGTCGGCAAGAAGGAAGACATCTACCCGATCGCGTTGCAAATGACCGCCAGCCTCGGCGGGCTCGACGTCCTGATCAACAATGCGTCGAGCCTCGGACCTGTTCCTCTGGCGCTTCTTGCCGATACCGAGTGCGAGGAGTTGGAAAAAGCGCTCGCGGTCAATCTCGTCGGCGCGTTCCGGCTAACGAAAGCCCTGTTCGGTGCGCTTGCCGCGTCCGCACGCGAGGGCCGTGGCGCGCTGGTGATCAACATCTCCAGCGACGCAGCGGTGAACGCCTATCCCGGCTGGGGCGCGTATGGCGCGAGCAAGGCTGCTCTTGCCCATCTCACGGCGATTTGGGACGAGGAGGCGAAAGCCGACGGCATCCGGCTCCTCGCGCTCGACCCCGGCGATATGGACACCCCGCTGCACGCGCTGGCGCTTCCTGACGCCGATCCGTCGACATTGAAGCGCCCCGAAGTGGCTGCTGCCGAAATCATCGAAAAGATGCTCGACGCGTTGCCGGTCAGCACAACGATTCTCGCCGGGACACGCGGATGA
- the dctP gene encoding TRAP transporter substrate-binding protein DctP: MKAEMNRRLFMVAVGALAAGTAVPAFAQDKPKLRFSAVFSEQDIRAEMMKMFADAIKDDFAFEGYYGGNLFKQGTELVAIQRGNLEMGNVAPQDISKQIPAWSIVTAGYLFRDAAHLKAFFASDAGAELKRMTEDQLGVRVLGPTYFGLRQVGLKPDKEIKTPADMAGIKLRMPGGDAWQFLGQALGANPTPMAYAEVYTGLQTGAIDGQDNPLPNVENMKFYEVMSQIVLTSHLVGFDLLSISKKVWDEMGAEKQAKVQAAADKAIDFSTEKHLTREKELVETFKGKGLKIYEPDVAAFRKHVQEQYLASDLAKEWPAGMVDKINAL, from the coding sequence ATGAAAGCTGAAATGAACCGACGCCTGTTTATGGTCGCCGTCGGCGCACTCGCCGCCGGGACCGCCGTTCCCGCCTTCGCGCAGGACAAACCGAAGCTGCGTTTCTCGGCCGTGTTCTCGGAACAGGACATCCGGGCCGAGATGATGAAAATGTTCGCCGACGCCATCAAGGACGACTTTGCCTTCGAGGGCTATTACGGCGGGAACCTGTTCAAGCAGGGCACCGAACTTGTCGCCATCCAGCGCGGCAACCTTGAGATGGGCAACGTTGCCCCGCAGGACATCTCCAAGCAGATTCCGGCGTGGTCTATCGTCACCGCCGGCTACCTGTTCCGTGACGCCGCGCACCTGAAGGCCTTCTTTGCCAGCGATGCCGGCGCGGAGCTGAAGAGGATGACCGAGGACCAGCTCGGTGTGAGGGTGCTCGGCCCCACCTATTTCGGCCTGCGCCAGGTCGGCCTGAAGCCGGACAAGGAAATCAAGACTCCCGCCGACATGGCCGGCATCAAGCTGCGTATGCCGGGTGGCGACGCCTGGCAATTCCTCGGCCAGGCGCTCGGCGCGAACCCTACGCCCATGGCATACGCCGAGGTCTATACCGGCCTGCAGACAGGCGCGATCGACGGGCAGGACAACCCTCTGCCCAACGTCGAGAACATGAAGTTCTACGAGGTCATGTCGCAGATCGTCCTCACTTCGCACCTCGTCGGTTTCGACCTTCTCAGCATCTCGAAGAAGGTGTGGGACGAGATGGGGGCCGAGAAGCAGGCAAAGGTCCAGGCCGCGGCGGACAAGGCGATCGACTTCTCGACAGAAAAACACCTGACGCGCGAGAAGGAACTCGTTGAAACATTCAAGGGCAAGGGCTTGAAGATCTACGAGCCCGATGTCGCTGCATTCCGCAAGCATGTGCAGGAGCAATATCTTGCCTCCGACCTGGCCAAGGAATGGCCGGCCGGGATGGTCGACAAGATCAACGCGCTTTGA
- a CDS encoding S-adenosylmethionine:tRNA ribosyltransferase-isomerase → MIAADRPDRRSARLFVVEADGTMRDLPRAGLAMLFDPGDLVVGNDAATLPASLHGTHVPSGEAIEIRLAGWLSLPDPTRFVAIAFGAGDHRTRTEDRLPPPPLSPGDRLRLGPLEAVVERLLDHPRLLELRFPGNRAAVLAGLARHGRPIQYAHVPEPLALWDVWTKIAARPVAFEAPSAGFALDWRTLQAWRRRGVGFATVTHAAGVSSTGDPALDLRLPFDEPYRIPEHTAAQVARAKLRGGRIIAIGTSVVRALEAAASPAGNVRAENAIATGRIARDTRLHVVDAVLTGVHQPGESHFELLRAFADDALLAKASAAFTAYRYRTHEFGDSMLLNRQPLHL, encoded by the coding sequence ATGATTGCCGCCGACCGTCCCGATCGGCGCTCCGCCAGGCTGTTCGTCGTCGAGGCAGACGGCACGATGCGCGACCTGCCGCGCGCTGGACTCGCGATGCTATTCGATCCCGGCGATCTGGTCGTCGGCAACGACGCCGCGACCTTGCCTGCCAGCTTGCACGGAACGCATGTCCCCAGCGGCGAGGCGATCGAGATTCGCCTGGCAGGTTGGCTGTCACTTCCCGATCCAACCCGCTTCGTGGCTATTGCCTTCGGCGCGGGCGATCACCGCACGCGCACGGAAGACCGGCTGCCTCCGCCGCCGCTGTCACCAGGTGACCGCCTCCGGCTCGGCCCACTGGAAGCCGTCGTAGAGCGCCTTCTCGACCATCCTCGCCTTCTCGAGCTGCGCTTCCCAGGCAACCGCGCAGCGGTACTTGCTGGACTGGCGCGGCACGGCCGGCCGATCCAATACGCGCATGTTCCCGAGCCGCTGGCCCTGTGGGATGTCTGGACGAAGATTGCCGCCCGGCCGGTCGCGTTCGAGGCGCCATCGGCAGGCTTTGCACTCGACTGGCGCACGCTCCAAGCCTGGCGTCGGCGCGGCGTCGGCTTCGCAACAGTCACGCATGCCGCGGGCGTTTCCTCCACCGGCGATCCCGCGCTCGACCTGCGCCTCCCTTTCGACGAGCCGTACCGCATCCCCGAGCACACCGCGGCGCAGGTTGCGCGGGCGAAGCTCCGCGGCGGCCGCATCATCGCGATCGGCACGAGTGTAGTGCGCGCGCTTGAGGCGGCCGCCAGTCCCGCCGGGAATGTGCGTGCCGAAAATGCCATTGCGACAGGGCGCATCGCGCGGGACACGCGGCTTCACGTGGTCGATGCTGTTCTCACAGGCGTCCACCAGCCCGGCGAAAGCCATTTCGAGCTCCTGCGTGCCTTTGCCGACGATGCTCTGCTCGCCAAGGCCTCCGCAGCCTTCACCGCGTACCGATACCGCACGCATGAATTCGGCGATTCCATGCTGCTCAATCGCCAACCGCTGCATCTATAG
- the soxR gene encoding redox-sensitive transcriptional activator SoxR — MESMLTITDVSRRSGVASSALRFYEERGLIASERAGSGHRRYPRSVLRRIAFIVFAQRIGLTLEEIGGELAKLPADRVPSRRDWSRLSGRWTKRIDQRIAELQRLRSGLTECIGCGCLSIDRCSLANPADMAGRKGPGPRYWLG; from the coding sequence ATGGAATCCATGCTGACCATCACCGACGTGTCGCGGCGCAGCGGCGTCGCCTCATCGGCACTGCGTTTCTACGAGGAGCGCGGGCTGATCGCTTCCGAGCGGGCCGGCTCGGGGCATAGGCGCTATCCGCGCTCGGTGCTGCGCCGGATCGCCTTCATCGTCTTCGCGCAGCGAATTGGGCTGACGCTTGAGGAGATTGGCGGCGAACTCGCCAAGTTGCCAGCCGATCGCGTGCCGTCACGTCGGGATTGGTCGCGTTTGTCGGGCCGGTGGACCAAGCGCATCGACCAGCGCATCGCCGAGTTGCAGCGTCTGAGGTCCGGGCTTACCGAGTGCATCGGTTGCGGCTGCCTGTCGATCGACCGGTGTAGCCTTGCGAACCCTGCCGATATGGCAGGTCGCAAGGGGCCGGGGCCGAGGTATTGGCTGGGATGA
- a CDS encoding 3-keto-5-aminohexanoate cleavage protein, translated as MPEPCIIAVAITGSLPRKEDNPAVPISVAEQIESTQEAFEAGASLVHIHVRNDDQSSSSEPTRFAAVQAGVRRHCPGMIVQFSTGGRGRDPAARGSALYLKPDMASLSTGSVNFPSIVYENHPALIGDLATAMKANGVLPEIEIFDLSHLHTARRLADGGLIGERPHIQFVMGVQNALPAEERLLDVLLREAKLLFPQSTWTAAGIGRNQTIVMQWALARGADAVRTGLEDNIRITRERLARSNAELVELAAASVEKFGRRVATVNEARQTLGLASGS; from the coding sequence ATGCCTGAACCCTGTATCATCGCCGTTGCGATCACCGGCTCCCTGCCGCGCAAGGAAGACAATCCTGCGGTGCCAATCAGCGTGGCCGAACAGATCGAGTCGACCCAGGAAGCCTTTGAAGCAGGTGCGTCACTGGTGCACATCCACGTGCGCAATGACGATCAGAGTTCATCGTCTGAACCAACGCGCTTCGCTGCCGTTCAGGCGGGGGTGCGTAGGCACTGCCCCGGCATGATCGTCCAGTTCTCGACCGGCGGGCGCGGTCGCGATCCTGCCGCGCGCGGCTCGGCGCTATATCTGAAGCCGGACATGGCCTCGCTCTCGACCGGTTCGGTCAACTTCCCATCCATAGTCTACGAGAACCATCCCGCCCTGATCGGTGATCTCGCAACCGCGATGAAGGCAAATGGCGTGCTGCCGGAGATCGAGATCTTCGACCTGTCGCACCTTCACACTGCCAGGCGGCTGGCCGACGGGGGACTTATAGGTGAGCGCCCGCACATCCAGTTTGTCATGGGCGTGCAAAACGCACTGCCTGCGGAGGAGAGATTGCTCGATGTGCTCCTCAGGGAAGCGAAACTCCTGTTTCCACAATCCACCTGGACAGCGGCCGGAATAGGCCGCAACCAAACGATCGTGATGCAATGGGCGTTGGCGCGCGGAGCAGACGCAGTGCGTACCGGACTTGAGGATAATATCAGGATCACCAGGGAACGCCTGGCGCGCAGCAATGCGGAGCTCGTCGAACTCGCGGCGGCCTCAGTCGAGAAGTTTGGTCGGCGTGTCGCCACCGTCAACGAGGCGCGCCAAACGCTTGGTCTGGCGTCAGGATCGTAA
- a CDS encoding type II 3-dehydroquinate dehydratase produces the protein MTKPIFVLNGPNLNRLGMREPEIYGRTTLAEIEGMCRDAAGDHPIRFHQSNIEGEIVNWVHEAIDEGAGILINPAGLSFISIPVLDALKMFPGPIVELHISNIHRREEIYHRSLVSKVATGVIAGLGAEGYPLAIRWLMDQVDL, from the coding sequence ATGACCAAGCCAATCTTCGTCCTCAACGGCCCAAATCTCAACCGGCTCGGCATGCGCGAGCCGGAGATCTATGGGAGGACGACACTCGCAGAAATCGAGGGGATGTGCCGTGACGCCGCCGGCGACCATCCGATCCGTTTTCACCAGTCGAACATTGAGGGCGAAATTGTCAACTGGGTCCATGAGGCGATCGACGAAGGCGCGGGCATTCTGATCAATCCCGCGGGTTTGAGCTTCATTTCGATCCCGGTGCTCGATGCGCTCAAAATGTTTCCAGGCCCGATCGTCGAACTGCATATCTCGAACATCCATCGCCGCGAGGAGATCTATCATCGGTCGCTGGTATCGAAGGTCGCCACCGGCGTGATCGCGGGGCTCGGCGCCGAGGGGTATCCGCTCGCGATCCGCTGGCTCATGGACCAGGTCGACCTATAG